CATTGCGTGAATTGATATCGGGTAGGTATCGTTTCCTATGGAAAATAGTTTCAACATAACCGTTATTCCTGGCTACTTCAATGCTCTTATCCATGTACTCCTTTACCTTTGGATAGGTTTCAAAGTATCCGTCAATTAGCTCTTTTGCCTCTTTTCTTTCCACAGCCATTCGCTCAGCTAAACCGAATACTGAAATACCGTAGATTATTCCAAAGTTGGCTGTTTTCGCCTTCCGTCTCATATCTTTTGTTACCTCAGAAATATCTGTTTTATAGATCTTTGCAGCTGTTGCAGCATGAATGTCATGCCCTGAAGTAAAGGCTTCAACCATGTTAGGGTCTTCGCTTAGATGTGCCATAATTCTCAATTCAATCTGTGAATAGTCGGCAGAGAAAAAGCTGCATCCTTCATCCGGGATAAATGCTTTTCTGATCTCTTTTCCGTCTTCGTCACGGATTGGAATATTCTGCAGATTGGGGTTGCTGGAACTTAATCGTCCTGTTGCCGTCACAGTCTGATTGAATGAGGTATGAATCTTACCGGTTTTGGGATTGATTAGTTGTGGTAGTGCATCGACATAAGTGCTGACCAGTTTTTTTAGTCCGCGGTATTCCAGAATTTTTTCAACAACCGGGTGTTTACTCCGCAGGCTCTCCAGAACATCCTCCGATGTGGAGTACTGACCAGTTTTGGTCTTCTTGGCTTTTTCAACCACTTTCAGTTTTTCAAAAAGAACCTCACCCACCTGTTTGGGGGAACTGATGTTGAACTCCATTCCGGCAAGTGCGAAAATTTCTTTTTCTATTTCGTTCATTCTTGAGTTAAAATCCTCAGAAGTTTGACCGAGCGTGTCGGTATCCAGTTTCATCCCATTTCTTTCAATATTGGCAAGAACCGGAACAAGTGGCATCTCGATTTTGTAAAACAGATCTTCCACCCCGTTTTCCTTCAGCTCTTTTTCAAGAACATTTTTAAGTTTCAATGTTACATCGGCATCTTCGCAAGCGTACTTGTAAACCTGTTCGGGAGAAAGGTCGCGCATGTTTCCCTGGTTTTTCCCTTTTGCCCCGATCAGCTCCTCAATTTTGATTGTATTGTAGTTTAGATAAATTTCTGCAAGGTAATCCATGCCATGTCTGAGTTCCGGTTGAAGAACATAGTGAGCAATCATTGTATCGAAAATCTCACCCTTTATTTCTACTCCATAATTTTGGAGTACCAGCATGTCGTACTTAATGTTCTGTCCCACCTTGAGCGATTTTTCATTTTCGAAGATAGGGCGGAGCTCATTAACAATTTTTTGCGCTTCCTCTTGGTCGGCAGGTACCGGAATGTAGTAAGCCTGATTTTCGGCCACGCTAAAGCTCATTCCTACCAATTCTGCCGATATCGGATCGGTTCCGGTGGTTTCGGTGTCTAGGCTAATAATCTCAGATGTCAATATCCTTTGAATAAAATCAGTCCTCTTCGCTTCATTATCAATAAGTTGATAGTCGTAATCGATCGATTCTAACCCTGCTAGATTCGAGTATTTTTCTTCTTCCTGCCCTTCGGGCGTGAAAAATCCAAAGAGATCGCCTTGTTGTGGGGCTATGTTCACCTGTTTTTTCTCAATTTTGAAAATTCGCTCAATCAGGTTACGAAATTCCAGCTCCTCGAAAATTTTTCTCAGTTCTTCTTCGTTTGGTTCCTCCCGAACCAGTTCATCCATTTTTAGTTCTATGGGAACATCGATTTTTATGGTCGCCAAAAATTTAGAGAAGGTAATCATCTCCTTGTTGGTTTCCACTTTTGTTTTTAGTGCACCTTTAAGTTGGTCAGTATGCTCCAGCAGATTTTCGATGCTGCCAAATTCACCAATTAATTTTAGTGCCGTTTTTTCTCCAACGCCTGGACATCCCGGAATGTTGTCCGAGCTGTCACCCATCAACCCAAGCAAGTCG
The Bacteroides sedimenti genome window above contains:
- the polA gene encoding DNA polymerase I, with the protein product MNQTDKLFLLDAYALIYRAYYAFIKSPRFNSKGLNTSAILGFVNTLEELLKKENPTHIGVAFDPSGPTFRHEAFEQYKAHREETPEGIRTAVPIIKDIIRAYRIPILEIPGYEADDVIGTLATKAGELGITTYMMTPDKDYGQLVSEHVFMYRPKFGDKEFEVLGVEEVKAKYDISSPAQVIDLLGLMGDSSDNIPGCPGVGEKTALKLIGEFGSIENLLEHTDQLKGALKTKVETNKEMITFSKFLATIKIDVPIELKMDELVREEPNEEELRKIFEELEFRNLIERIFKIEKKQVNIAPQQGDLFGFFTPEGQEEEKYSNLAGLESIDYDYQLIDNEAKRTDFIQRILTSEIISLDTETTGTDPISAELVGMSFSVAENQAYYIPVPADQEEAQKIVNELRPIFENEKSLKVGQNIKYDMLVLQNYGVEIKGEIFDTMIAHYVLQPELRHGMDYLAEIYLNYNTIKIEELIGAKGKNQGNMRDLSPEQVYKYACEDADVTLKLKNVLEKELKENGVEDLFYKIEMPLVPVLANIERNGMKLDTDTLGQTSEDFNSRMNEIEKEIFALAGMEFNISSPKQVGEVLFEKLKVVEKAKKTKTGQYSTSEDVLESLRSKHPVVEKILEYRGLKKLVSTYVDALPQLINPKTGKIHTSFNQTVTATGRLSSSNPNLQNIPIRDEDGKEIRKAFIPDEGCSFFSADYSQIELRIMAHLSEDPNMVEAFTSGHDIHAATAAKIYKTDISEVTKDMRRKAKTANFGIIYGISVFGLAERMAVERKEAKELIDGYFETYPKVKEYMDKSIEVARNNGYVETIFHRKRYLPDINSRNAVVRGYAERNAINAPIQGSAADIIKVAMVNIYNRFKRENIKAKMILQVHDELNFSVPSDEKELVERIVMEEMENAYHMHVPLKADCGWGNNWLEAH